In the Malaya genurostris strain Urasoe2022 chromosome 1, Malgen_1.1, whole genome shotgun sequence genome, one interval contains:
- the LOC131425714 gene encoding trypsin-4-like codes for MFLNLRDVVTCCSLLMIVITGAISAVISETDIESVTNYQMETTLPDSTTDSFDETTFESTTYGETETEEVPSSRVLNCTECKCGNAEPLEKIVGGSMAKENAYPWMAALYYNNRFTCGGSLVTDRYILTAAHCVVRLTPARFRVQLLVHNRTQPTTNSVERSVKSIKTFFFNSLSNNNDIGLLELMFPVTISGDRLVPICLPPANDNLFEGKMAIVTGWGKTALGGLSDTLQELHVPVLSNTNCRRSGYWAFRITNKMVCAGFIEGGRDSCQGDSGGPLQIFNNETRRYELVGIVSWGRACAQKNYPGVYTRVSRFLRWINNNVKDSCVCH; via the exons ATGTTCCTAAACCTAAGAGATGTTGTTACTTGCTGCAGTCTGTTGATGATTGTGATAACCGGAGCGATCAGTGCTGTGATAAGCGAAACAGATATCGAAAGTGTCACTAATTATCAAATGGAAACG ACTCTACCGGACTCTACGACTGATAGTTTCGACGAAACCACGTTCGAGTCTACAACCTACGGTGAAACGGAAACCGAGGAAGTTCCATCTTCTCGAGTGCTAAATTGTACCGAATGCA aATGCGGTAATGCGGAGCCCTTGGAGAAAATCGTCGGCGGCAGTATGGCCAAGGAAAATGCTTACCCCTGGATGGCTGCTTTGTACTACAACAATCGCTTCACGTGCGGTGGATCACTGGTCACCGATCGTTACATACTGACCGCGGCACACTGCGTCGTGCGACTGACGCCGGCCCGTTTCCGTGTGCAACTGCTCGTTCACAACCGTACCCAGCCTACTACGAACTCGGTGGAACGCAGTGTCAAATCGATCAAAACGTTCTTCTTCAACAGTCTGTCGAACAACAACGACATCGGACTGCTCGAGCTGATGTTCCCGGTTACGATCAGCGGCGACCGGTTGGTGCCGATCTGTTTGCCACCGGCCAATGACAATTTGTTCGAAGGTAAAATGGCCATTGTAACCGGCTGGGGTAAAACGGCTCTCGGTGGTTTGTCGGATACGCTGCAAGAGCTGCACGTTCCAGTTCTATCGAATACGAATTGTCGACGGTCCGGTTATTGGGCGTTTCGGATTACGAACAAAATGGTTTGCGCTGGTTTTATCGAGGGTGGACGGGATTCTTGTCAG GGTGACAGTGGCGGACCGCTGCAGATATTCAACAACGAAACCCGTCGGTACGAACTGGTGGGGATTGTATCGTGGGGACGGGCATGTGCCCAGAAAAATTATCCTGGCGTGTACACCAGAGTCAGTCGGTTTCTGCGCTGGATCAACAACAACGTCAAGGATTCGTGTGTCTGCCACTGA
- the LOC131437422 gene encoding GILT-like protein 1 yields MLTKNLLLVVCLFVAGSYAQSKVPVNVYYEALCPDSAKFINQQLYPAVQQFRNNIDLKFIPFGKSSYRTQGADTTFECHHGPNECYGNKVHACGLYHIQGNSYQPNNTREALILEYVNCLMERAQFKEGEFPGKVCAEMHEIHNWDIIERCANSTEGSTLLKNYGDETAKLQQPLKSVPTVAFRQTFDADNQQLAVQNFRAALCKNLKPSPVECRNIPGSAPMGAPFGLVTLLSVILARMFHY; encoded by the exons GTCCCGGTGAACGTTTACTACGAAGCCCTCTGCCCGGACAGTGCCAAGTTCATCAACCAACAGCTGTATCCGGCGGTCCAGCAGTTCCGGAATAACATCGACCTGAAGTTCATTCCGTTCGGTAAATCTTCGTACAGGACGCAAGGTGCGGATACGACCTTCGAGTGCCACCACGGTCCGAACGAGTGCTACGGCAACAAGGTGCACGCCTGTGGTCTGTATCACATCCAGGGAAATTCGTACCAACCGAACAACACCCGGGAAGCGTTGATCCTGGAGTACGTGAACTGTCTGATGGAGCGAGCCCAGTTCAAGGAGGGTGAATTCCCCGGCAAGGTGTGTGCCGAGATGCACGAAATTCACAACTGGGACATCATCGAACGATGTGCGAACTCGACGGAGGGTAGCACACTGCTGAAGAACTATGGCGACGAGACGGCCAAATTGCAGCAACCTTTGAAGAGCGTTCCGACCGTCGCTTTCCGACAG ACTTTTGACGCCGATAACCAGCAATTGGCGGTCCAAAACTTCCGAGCAGCATTGTGCAAAAACCTGAAGCCCTCACCAGTTGAGTGTCGCAACATCCCCGGCAGTGCTCCCATGGGCGCTCCATTTGGTCTCGTGACTCTTCTGTCTGTGATCCTGGCACGAATGTTCCACTATTAG